The region ATACGATAAGTGTTGTAGATGCCACCATCTGCAGCGTGGGCTATGCGTCTCGTGCCCCAGGGAATATATGCACTCTCAGATTTCTCGTCAAATCCCACTCCATGAGCTAGCAGCAACATGAACTGAAGGCTGGCTGTAGACTCGTCGTCAATGTAAATTCGGATCATTGTATTTTCATCCATAACGTTAACTCCTGTAATACAATTAGACATTATAGAAacctagatctatagctagttGATAGAATACGATAATAGTGTTGTACCTACGTACCTGTAAACCATTGCTCTGTTATCACTCCAGGTTGGCCTGTGTTTCTCTCATAAAGCACTTTTTCAACTGCCGCTTTCAAGCTCCCCCCTTTGATGGCAGAAGAGAAGCTGCTCATATCTGATGTAACTGGCACCTGGGCCCATGACGACAACAGCAAGCAGGCTAACACTATCAGGAACTTCATACTGCAACGCTAAAGGTAGCTAGGTCTCAGCAAAAATCGCCTGCAAAGAAAaggtgggaggggctggtttGCTGTATATACTGAGATACAAGCaggaatgcactcctgatacaagggattttgtacatgtatgatctGACTGAATGGTGTATAGACACGTGGAAGAGTTATTTGACCATTTATCTATGATTTAACCTGCATAGATATGGATATGGGTGGCATTGCTTCTAATGCCCAACTCATCTACAAGAATATTGACTGCAAGTCATCTAATCTGTTCCAGCTAACTAAATTCAATTGGGAGATTATGGACTTTGGCAAAGTTTTCTTCAATCCCTCCACAAACGATCGAAAGCTTGAAAGCCCGTCCTTTGTTAGTCCCTGTGGTACCGTATGGAAAATATGTGTTCTCATAGGTAATTCTGTGTCGGATATCAAGCTGGGACATTCGGGGAACGATATAAAAATTGTTATTGAAAGAGAATCAGAAACAACCCTATGGTCACAGTTCCAATTGGATTTCCCTAGCCTTAATGGCCTTCATTGTTATAAATCGCAAACTAGCGATGACGAAGTCGCTCCGCAGACAAGCAGACAATGGAGGGAGGATTACGTATACACATACGAACCAAATAAAGAAAATTTCGTTATTGTTGAGTTGTACGCTCGTTATATAGACGTCAGAGATTCGGGAGAGCTAGACCTGATTACTCTCTCTCTAGAAGAAGAATCTGCTCCATTGCACTACTTTGAAGAGCCCAATCTCACTCCGAGGGCAATCAATAAATTGGAAGACGACCTGATTAGTTTGCTGGCAAGTGGAGACGGCAGCGATATCGCACTGATTGTTGGTGAAAAAACGTTCAAAGTACATAGGAATATTCTTTCAAGTCGTTGTGAAGTTTTCAAAGCGATGCTAGCCTCAGATATGTTAGAACAAGCAACTAATTTGATCAGAATCACCGATCTAGATCCAGAAGTTGTACAGGAAATGCTTACGTATATTTACAGTGGGACTATTCCGAATATTGCTGAAGCAGATATGGCTGAGAATTTGTTGAATTGTGCTGAAAAATACCAGCTAAAAGAAATGAAGCAAATCTGTTGTAGTGAACTAGTTAAACGTTTAAACTCAGACAATGCAATCGACATGCTTTGCAAGGCTCATATGTACAATGTGGACAGCCTGAAGAAAGCGTGCATATTCAAGATCTCAACATCTGTGAAGGCTTTCATGACCAAAGATGAGTGGATTCAAGTGGAGGATCAGCATGAGCTCTACAAGGAGGTCATGAGGTCTCTTTTCAATGTCCCTCTGAGAAAGAACTGATGAATAATTACCATCTGGTAGGACCCACTGTTTATTGATTAAAAATGAATGAATATATTGTTTGCTTGCTATTGTGAATCTCATGCAGCATGCatattatgctataattataaggactGTGCTAATAGTAATGTACCTACTCAGATCTCAGAGGAATTTTTCTACCTGCAGAGAAAaggtgggaggggctggtttGCTGTTGCATGTGACAATCACACACAGTGTTTTGTTGGTAACCTTAGCGATATCATCATAGGGGGCCCTGCCATTCGAAACGTGTTTATGCAAAGACAAAGCTTGTGCTTCAACCAGAGAATTCTCAGTCAGTGCAGTGGAGCCAGAACAGTCATGGGTGAACGATATGCCTTTACTGCAGAATGGTATGACATCAATGCTTCCATGATCAAGAGATATCAACTGCTTTTCTATTCTGCTGACAACACTGTGGAGATGTTCGATATCAAGAACAGAAGGCTCTTCCTAAAACGATCAAAGTGTGAACGTGTCAAACTTAATGATTTGTACATAGGAGCAATCGTCAATATTCACTCGAGGCAACTTACCATTGTTGATTTTGGCGATGAATTTACAACCAAGAAGTTGAGTTCTATCAAAGAGAAAACCTTTGGTCTAATCAAACCTGATTGCGTTCCATCAAAGATGGGGGAAATAATCGATAGGATCATCAGCGAAGGCTTCATTATCTGTCAGTTGAAAATGGTCCAACTATCATCAAAAGAAGCAGCCGAGTTCTACCAGGAGCACAGAGGAAAATCGTTTTACGAGAAACTTGTCGATTTCATGGCTAGTGGACCAGTTGTTGTGTTTGAGCTGACTGGAGATAATGCTGTTACACGATGGCGGGAGCTGATGGGACCTACTGACTCATCGGTAGCAAGACAAGAAGCACCTCACACCATCAGAGCTCAGTTTGGCACGGATGTAACTCGTGATGCTGTACATGGGTCAGACTCTCAAGAGGCAGCAAAACGAGAATATGACTTCTTCTTTGGCTCTAAAGCATCTAATCTCAGAAAGAACACTGACCGCATTTTTCAAAACTGTACCCTGGGATTAATCAAACCTCATGCTGTACTTGATGGTCAAGCTGGGAAGATTATCACTGCGATAAGGAATGCCGGGTTTAACATATCGGCGTTACAACTTTACAACATGGAGAAGGCCAACACTGAGGAGCTGTACGAAGTGTACAAAGGTGTTGTTGCGGAGTACAGTAGTATGGTAGAGGAGTTGACATCGGGACCGTGTATTGCACTGGAAATAACTGGGGATGGTGCTCATAGTTTGTTTCGGGAGTTGGTGGGACCTCATGACCCGGAGATAGCGCGACACTTGCGCCCCGACACTCTCCGGGCACAGTTTGGAGTGAACAAGGTAAAGAATGCTCTGCACTGCTCTGACCTCCTGGAGGATGGACCATTGGAGGTGGAATACTTCTTCAAGATTATGGACAGTTAGAGAAACATTGTATCATTGATTGTATTTATACCCAATCTGTTCATACTAAAACGTatcattgtacataattataagtacattcagtacaaataattatacctcataTCATGTTTTGTTAGCTACTGATGTTATCACGACAATTATGTTTATTTGAataaacaacaataattagtcattcacaataaattaattttgattACCAGCATGTGACAGTTTCCACACAGAACAGAAGCTTAATAGTGAATAGTCCAGAGGTAATTTTAAAAGGTTCgataaaaaaaaaaggaaTCAATAATTTAGTTTTGAAGTAATAGGTGATTGTGTCGAAGGTGAAACAGTAGGCTGAGGGTAGGGTTCAAATCCAAGTTGAAAGAAATAGAggttcccacacacacagagaagtATGGTGACGATGGCATTGTAGTATATCAGCCTTCTAAACTTTGGCTCCAACTCACCGCGTCGATACCAGTAGGCCTGtgaggtgtgtatgtgtgtgtgtgtgtgtgtgtgtgtgtgtgtgtgggcgtgtgtgaacAGACAACAAGTACAACTCACATGGGaatacatacaaacacacaacgTACCACAATGATTTGCGGTAGGAGTAGCAATACTATGAGCACACAGAACACGAGGTCGACTGGGTAGACACAGTACGCTTGTGATTGCTTATACAGCCTGAGGCATTTCTGATGGCTCAGAAACACACTGGATACTACACCCATCAACACAGTGAACTGCAATGAAAGGAAACCATAGCATGTATACACGTTACTGCATGCTGGCACTCGGTGAGATTTAGATACCAGTCTGATAGAATTATCAATAATAATCAAGGTGCCATTGAAACACTTCATACTAGCATACTCTAAATTAAGCAAGCGTACCTAAATACACGGTATGGTATGACATAACAACACACCTATCTCTATATTGTGTACATTTAACTACCTTCAATGTGAGAATCAACTTACAAAGACGATAATGGCTGTGATTATTGCAATCACTATA is a window of Halichondria panicea chromosome 13, odHalPani1.1, whole genome shotgun sequence DNA encoding:
- the LOC135346311 gene encoding uncharacterized protein LOC135346311 → MDMGGIASNAQLIYKNIDCKSSNLFQLTKFNWEIMDFGKVFFNPSTNDRKLESPSFVSPCGTVWKICVLIGNSVSDIKLGHSGNDIKIVIERESETTLWSQFQLDFPSLNGLHCYKSQTSDDEVAPQTSRQWREDYVYTYEPNKENFVIVELYARYIDVRDSGELDLITLSLEEESAPLHYFEEPNLTPRAINKLEDDLISLLASGDGSDIALIVGEKTFKVHRNILSSRCEVFKAMLASDMLEQATNLIRITDLDPEVVQEMLTYIYSGTIPNIAEADMAENLLNCAEKYQLKEMKQICCSELVKRLNSDNAIDMLCKAHMYNVDSLKKACIFKISTSVKAFMTKDEWIQVEDQHELYKEVMRSLFNVPLRKN
- the LOC135346308 gene encoding nucleoside diphosphate kinase homolog 7-like → MQRQSLCFNQRILSQCSGARTVMGERYAFTAEWYDINASMIKRYQLLFYSADNTVEMFDIKNRRLFLKRSKCERVKLNDLYIGAIVNIHSRQLTIVDFGDEFTTKKLSSIKEKTFGLIKPDCVPSKMGEIIDRIISEGFIICQLKMVQLSSKEAAEFYQEHRGKSFYEKLVDFMASGPVVVFELTGDNAVTRWRELMGPTDSSVARQEAPHTIRAQFGTDVTRDAVHGSDSQEAAKREYDFFFGSKASNLRKNTDRIFQNCTLGLIKPHAVLDGQAGKIITAIRNAGFNISALQLYNMEKANTEELYEVYKGVVAEYSSMVEELTSGPCIALEITGDGAHSLFRELVGPHDPEIARHLRPDTLRAQFGVNKVKNALHCSDLLEDGPLEVEYFFKIMDS
- the LOC135346315 gene encoding transmembrane protein 243-like, which codes for MEPDTQPLFGETRRKDKIINIVIAIITAIIVFFTVLMGVVSSVFLSHQKCLRLYKQSQAYCVYPVDLVFCVLIVLLLLPQIIVAYWYRRGELEPKFRRLIYYNAIVTILLCVCGNLYFFQLGFEPYPQPTVSPSTQSPITSKLNY